Proteins encoded in a region of the Candidatus Nezhaarchaeota archaeon genome:
- the larA gene encoding nickel-dependent lactate racemase: MRYVALELEDVILVMGLLEPSRFLEEWLSEIEAVKRRYGGNVVYEVAPRDVPGVDDVVRAVVEAVRDPIGSRPLREIAKPGMNVVVVVDDITRATPRDRIVPVLLNELNYAGIPDSRIKVVIALGTHRYLTKEEIVKCVGLDVVRRVEVFNHEWMDSGKLVYVGDTASGIPVYVNKLVYEADLVIGVGCIVPHLCSGYGGGAKIIQPGVCGEVTTARTHVLAALIGPERLLGDPDNVVRREMEDVAEVVGLDFIVNVVLNRGGEVVKVVAGDMRAAFREGVKVAEGIYRRGIPELADIVIVNSYPALIDYWQAMKGLVHAQFGVRHGGIVILYTDCPDGISPTHHKVFEKYSERGIEEVERVLREGREEDLVGLSGLFMHKRCLARSKCICVSKRLSIEEKRILGFKHADGVLEALQTSIAEHGLDAKVGIIHHGGEVYPYLMS, translated from the coding sequence ATGAGGTATGTTGCACTAGAGTTAGAGGATGTGATTTTAGTTATGGGCTTACTTGAGCCGTCTAGATTTCTTGAGGAGTGGCTTTCAGAGATTGAGGCGGTTAAGCGGAGGTATGGTGGTAATGTAGTGTATGAGGTTGCGCCTAGAGATGTCCCAGGTGTAGATGATGTGGTTAGGGCTGTTGTGGAGGCTGTGAGGGATCCAATAGGTTCTAGACCTCTTAGAGAGATTGCTAAGCCAGGTATGAATGTGGTTGTAGTGGTTGATGATATCACGAGAGCTACTCCAAGGGATAGGATAGTTCCGGTGCTACTTAATGAGCTTAATTATGCTGGAATTCCAGATTCTCGCATTAAGGTTGTAATAGCTCTAGGAACTCACAGGTACTTAACTAAGGAGGAGATTGTCAAGTGCGTTGGCTTGGATGTTGTTAGGAGGGTTGAGGTTTTTAATCATGAGTGGATGGATTCAGGGAAGCTTGTTTACGTTGGTGATACAGCTAGCGGTATACCTGTCTACGTCAATAAGTTGGTGTATGAGGCTGACTTAGTTATAGGCGTTGGCTGTATAGTTCCACATCTATGCTCTGGCTATGGTGGGGGGGCTAAGATAATTCAGCCTGGAGTGTGTGGTGAGGTGACTACAGCTCGTACTCATGTCCTTGCAGCATTAATTGGACCTGAAAGGCTCCTGGGGGACCCTGATAATGTGGTTAGGCGAGAGATGGAGGATGTAGCTGAGGTTGTTGGGCTGGACTTTATAGTAAACGTTGTTCTTAATCGTGGAGGTGAAGTGGTTAAGGTCGTTGCAGGCGATATGAGGGCAGCATTTAGAGAGGGTGTAAAGGTCGCTGAGGGCATTTATAGGAGAGGTATTCCCGAGTTGGCGGACATAGTTATAGTCAACTCCTACCCAGCGTTGATAGACTACTGGCAGGCCATGAAGGGCTTAGTTCATGCTCAATTTGGGGTTAGGCATGGCGGTATTGTGATCCTCTACACTGATTGTCCTGATGGAATATCACCCACCCACCACAAGGTCTTTGAGAAGTACAGCGAGAGGGGTATTGAGGAGGTTGAGAGGGTATTAAGAGAGGGTCGTGAAGAGGATCTTGTTGGCTTGAGTGGACTCTTCATGCATAAAAGGTGTTTAGCTAGAAGTAAGTGTATATGCGTATCTAAGAGATTGAGCATTGAGGAGAAGAGGATATTGGGGTTTAAACATGCTGACGGTGTTTTAGAGGCGCTTCAAACATCTATTGCTGAACATGGCCTTGATGCTAAAGTGGGGATCATTCATCATGGCGGAGAAGTTTACCCGTACT
- a CDS encoding type II/IV secretion system ATPase subunit, which translates to MRLREAFRSLFSKGKVVSTPPPVAVFSKLPEDAEVIDSYDVHPPFSRVIIASLPELGGEEAYFVEEVELLPEERAILDKLIDIMGVEVEPPEEGVDPYKHVEAEASRLARKYGLTKHLKRLGEASWPKILYYLKRDFVGFGPLHVIMSDRMIEDISVNGLNIPIYVWHRKYESMPTNVSIVDEKTLDNILVKLAHLAQRHISTAFPILDAMLPTKDRLAATFRYEVSPKGSTFCIRRFREEPFSIVDLIELGTMDEMLAAYFWLMVEHRMTVMVIGGTGAGKTTTLNVLVSLVKPSMKLVTVEEIPELMIPHSNWVQLVSRMSYGLGALKIGEISLFDLVKVSLRYRPDYIIVGEIRGEEAFVLFQAMATGHGGLTTLHAESLEHAVKRLTSPPMNIAESYIPLINVAVIQERVQLPKPRAGLTFGRRIREVYEIIDYGRYERISSWNPLTDTFIHDFTRSEMLNRIALKYGIEMESVLEELSRRALLLRDLLVRGVKKNVDVRREITRYHLLNPFPAIAIGRRAG; encoded by the coding sequence GTGAGGTTGCGTGAGGCTTTTAGATCCCTATTCTCTAAAGGTAAGGTTGTTTCCACTCCACCACCAGTTGCCGTATTCTCTAAGCTCCCCGAGGATGCTGAGGTTATCGATTCTTATGATGTCCACCCTCCATTCTCAAGGGTGATAATAGCATCCCTTCCAGAGCTCGGTGGCGAGGAGGCTTACTTCGTTGAGGAGGTTGAGCTCCTACCCGAGGAGCGCGCCATACTGGACAAGCTCATTGACATAATGGGCGTCGAGGTGGAGCCTCCAGAGGAGGGCGTAGACCCGTACAAGCACGTTGAGGCTGAAGCCTCTCGATTGGCCAGGAAGTACGGCTTGACCAAGCACCTTAAGCGCTTAGGCGAGGCCTCTTGGCCGAAAATACTCTACTACCTCAAGAGAGACTTTGTGGGATTTGGTCCATTGCACGTCATAATGAGTGATAGGATGATCGAGGACATATCCGTTAACGGCCTCAACATACCGATCTACGTTTGGCACAGGAAGTACGAGAGCATGCCAACTAACGTCAGCATAGTCGACGAAAAGACTCTCGACAACATCTTAGTAAAGCTCGCGCACCTCGCTCAGAGGCACATATCGACAGCATTCCCAATACTCGACGCAATGCTTCCGACCAAGGACAGGCTCGCAGCAACATTTAGGTACGAGGTCTCGCCCAAGGGTAGCACGTTCTGCATAAGGAGGTTTAGGGAGGAGCCATTCTCCATAGTGGACTTGATAGAGCTCGGGACGATGGATGAGATGCTAGCTGCCTACTTCTGGCTGATGGTTGAGCACAGGATGACGGTGATGGTCATAGGCGGGACCGGTGCGGGAAAGACTACGACGCTCAACGTCCTAGTGAGCTTGGTTAAGCCGTCTATGAAGCTGGTGACTGTTGAGGAGATACCCGAGCTAATGATACCACACAGCAATTGGGTCCAGTTGGTCAGTAGGATGAGTTATGGGCTGGGTGCTCTAAAGATTGGCGAGATATCTCTATTCGATCTAGTCAAGGTCTCCTTAAGGTATAGACCAGACTACATAATAGTGGGTGAGATTAGGGGCGAGGAAGCCTTCGTTCTATTTCAAGCGATGGCTACTGGTCACGGCGGCTTAACAACCCTTCACGCTGAGAGCTTGGAGCACGCGGTTAAAAGGTTAACTAGCCCGCCTATGAATATAGCTGAAAGCTATATACCACTAATAAACGTTGCAGTGATTCAGGAGAGAGTTCAACTCCCGAAGCCAAGAGCAGGATTAACCTTTGGTAGGAGGATAAGGGAAGTCTACGAGATAATTGATTATGGTAGGTACGAGAGGATATCGTCTTGGAACCCATTAACGGACACGTTCATCCACGACTTTACGAGGAGCGAGATGCTCAATAGGATAGCCTTAAAGTATGGCATAGAAATGGAGAGCGTCCTAGAAGAGCTCTCCAGAAGAGCACTACTACTCCGCGACTTACTGGTACGTGGAGTCAAGAAGAACGTTGACGTCAGGAGAGAGATAACTAGATACCACCTGCTCAACCCGTTCCCAGCCATTGCCATAGGGAGGAGGGCTGGCTAG